A stretch of Oryza brachyantha chromosome 4, ObraRS2, whole genome shotgun sequence DNA encodes these proteins:
- the LOC121054270 gene encoding uncharacterized protein LOC121054270, whose product MSKSHKNQCHQCAALNWGRLHLPPALLGHRPPRARPQTRTRATHRALAQLLVGLDEDCEREPSKAAHSDDRQQQARAQAGQQIWSPRVRDMGFHLVAIVAARGFVHLFHLSAPLLWPLNLWLPPARHLPAACAALYGGLVFHTAWLRRAYARGTVWSRRRIRRRGGGRDADELLRQALLSISY is encoded by the coding sequence ATGTCCAAATCTCATAAAAATCAGTGTCATCAATGTGCCGCCCTCAACTGGGGAAGGCTGCACCTCCCCCCCGCCCTCCTCGGCCACCGcccaccgcgcgcgcggccacAGACACGCACACGCGCGACACATCGCGCGCTCGCACAGTTACTTGTAGGGTTGGACGAGGACTGCGAGCGCGAGCCAAGCAAAGCAGCACACAGCGACGACcggcagcagcaagcaagAGCACAAGCGGGCCAGCAAATTTGGTCGCCGCGAGTGCGAGATATGGGGTTCCACCTGGTGGCGATCGTGGCGGCGAGGGGGTTCGTGCACCTGTTCCACCTCTCGGCGCCGCTGCTGTGGCCGCTCAACCTGtggctgccgccggcgcggcacctgcccgccgcctgcgccgcgctCTACGGCGGGCTCGTCTTCCACACCGCCTGGCTGCGCCGCGCCTACGCGCGGGGCACCGTctggagccgccgccgcatccgccgccgcggcggcggaagggacgcGGACGAGTTACTCCGCCAGGCGCTGCTCAGCATCTCCTACTGA
- the LOC102710868 gene encoding uncharacterized protein LOC102710868, whose product MAVHMLLLAGVPAAATAAGGGFVQVFFQYSFLVWPFNLVLPLARHLPRVCVALRDAAAFLAGELPMFLSGRRGVQLAAPMLGYGRSSSSPAARRSREELVAHTMVALVGISY is encoded by the coding sequence ATGGCGGTACACATGCTGCTTCTTGCCGGGgtaccggcggcggccaccgcggcgggcggcgggttCGTGCAGGTGTTCTTCCAGTACTCGTTCCTCGTGTGGCCGTTCAACCTCGTGCTGCCGCTGGCGCGCCACctgccgcgcgtctgcgtcgcGCTCCgggacgcggcggcgttcTTGGCCGGCGAGCTGCCGATGTTCCTcagcgggcggcgcggggtgCAGCTGGCGGCGCCGATGCTCGGCTACGGgcggtcgtcgtcctcgcccgccgcgcggAGATCGCGGGAGGAGCTCGTCGCCCACACCATGGTTGCCCTCGTCGGCATCTCCTACTGA
- the LOC102710583 gene encoding WUSCHEL-related homeobox 4-like — translation MRLHHLHVAYQLDKASSSSCPAPSISPSIPGSAFPAFALKCLRPLAPKISLPEPRKTIAPPDFVPRARNVSKLLNYAVQVPTAGTTRWNPSPEQIKVLEMLYRGGMRTPNSVQIERITEELGKYGRIEGKNVFYWFQNHKARERQKQKRAALLTLSTLDSSSLPSNQTKDMPDEKKKKELHDDGLTSCKRRCKAWGDGAGDGDAATEDATDDDVTLELFPLRPLGKA, via the exons ATGAGGCTTCACCATCTCCATGTGGCCTACCAGCTGGACAAAGCATCATCGTCTTCGTGTCCGGCGCCATCCATCTCGCCGTCGATCCCCGGCTCGGCCTTCCCTGCCTTCGCATTAAAATGCCTCCGCCCGCTAGCGCCGAAGATCTCGTTGCCGGAGCCGAGGAAGACGATCGCCCCGCCTGACTTCGTCCCCCGCGCCAGAAATGTTTCCAAGCTGCTGAACTACGCT GTGCAGGTGCCGACGGCGGGGACGACGAGGTGGAACCCGTCGCCGGAGCAGATAAAGGTGCTGGAGATGCTGTACCGCGGCGGGATGCGGACGCCGAACTCCGTCCAGATCGAGAGGATCACGGAGGAGCTCGGCAAGTACGGTCGGATCGAGGGCAAGAACGTGTTCTACTGGTTCCAGAACCACAAGGCCCGCGAGCGCCAGAAGCAGAAGCGTGCCGCCCTCCTCACCCTCAGCACGCTCGACTCTTCCTCGTTGCCCTCGAACCAAACCAAG GACATGCCGgatgagaagaagaagaaggaattGCACGACGACGGTTTGACGAGCTGCAAGCGGCGGTGCAAGGCTTGGggtgacggcgccggcgatggagACGCCGCAACGGAGGATGCGACCGACGACGATGTGACCCTGGAGCTCTTCCCGTTGCGTCCCCTGGGAAAAGCTTAG